A DNA window from Maribellus comscasis contains the following coding sequences:
- a CDS encoding sugar phosphate isomerase/epimerase family protein produces MKSGKLSFRNLVMAGILAFSSLAMFSCQQSGSEDSKFIGLQLYSVREAMNSDVEGTVARVGEIGYKFVEAAGYGEGKFYGMEPVAFKELCETNGLQFLGSHTGQDVPDSTNWESTMAWWDECIAAHKSAGVKWIVQPWMGGVGYESLDGLKRYCAYFDAVGEKCNAAGIRFGYHNHAKEFTTELEGKPVYDWMLELTDPEKVMFQLDLYWIIEGGKEPVDYFNTYAGRFELWHIKDKEEVGASGNIDFESIFAEKEKSGFKYGIVEVEEYNFEPIISCQKSVEWLNSQDYVKM; encoded by the coding sequence ATGAAATCTGGAAAATTGTCTTTTAGAAATTTAGTGATGGCTGGTATTCTGGCCTTTTCTTCACTGGCGATGTTCTCGTGCCAGCAGTCGGGTTCTGAAGATAGTAAATTTATTGGTTTACAATTGTATTCAGTTCGCGAAGCTATGAATTCCGATGTTGAAGGTACTGTTGCAAGAGTAGGCGAAATAGGTTACAAATTCGTCGAAGCCGCGGGTTATGGAGAAGGTAAATTTTACGGAATGGAACCGGTTGCTTTTAAGGAGTTGTGTGAAACAAATGGTTTGCAGTTTTTGGGCTCACATACCGGCCAGGATGTGCCTGACTCAACCAATTGGGAAAGTACGATGGCCTGGTGGGATGAATGTATTGCAGCACACAAATCAGCAGGTGTGAAATGGATTGTTCAGCCCTGGATGGGGGGTGTTGGCTATGAAAGTCTGGATGGATTAAAGCGGTACTGCGCTTATTTTGATGCCGTTGGTGAAAAGTGTAATGCTGCGGGAATTCGTTTTGGGTATCATAATCACGCCAAAGAGTTTACAACTGAGCTGGAAGGTAAACCTGTTTACGACTGGATGTTGGAATTAACAGATCCTGAAAAAGTGATGTTTCAGTTGGATTTGTACTGGATTATTGAAGGAGGGAAAGAACCTGTGGACTATTTTAATACCTACGCGGGAAGATTTGAATTGTGGCATATTAAAGACAAAGAGGAAGTTGGTGCCAGTGGGAACATTGATTTTGAATCGATATTTGCCGAAAAAGAAAAATCAGGATTTAAGTATGGTATTGTTGAAGTAGAAGAGTACAATTTTGAACCGATTATAAGCTGCCAGAAAAGTGTGGAGTGGTTAAATAGCCAGGATTATGTAAAAATGTAA
- a CDS encoding MarR family winged helix-turn-helix transcriptional regulator translates to MDTTEILIKIRKIVRSINLESKKIQKEYGVSIPQILSLNYLNESENYQTTQGDLRKFLHLNSSTTSGIINRLENKGLVARLPKSGDKRVVTIALTSKGEKLLKQIPSLLHLQLSNKLQTLDENTLKNVEGTLELLVNLLEIEQIEASPMLTIEDHLEENTLDRI, encoded by the coding sequence ATGGATACTACTGAAATTCTAATTAAAATAAGGAAAATAGTACGTTCCATCAACTTGGAATCAAAAAAAATTCAAAAAGAATATGGCGTTAGTATTCCGCAAATTCTCAGTTTGAATTATTTAAATGAATCGGAAAATTACCAGACTACACAGGGAGATTTGCGCAAATTTTTACACCTGAATTCAAGTACAACAAGTGGAATCATCAACCGGCTTGAAAACAAAGGGTTGGTAGCCCGCTTGCCAAAATCGGGTGACAAAAGAGTCGTTACCATTGCACTCACTTCAAAAGGAGAAAAACTTTTAAAACAGATTCCTTCTCTCCTGCATTTACAGCTTTCAAATAAGTTGCAAACACTGGATGAGAACACACTGAAAAATGTGGAAGGTACCCTGGAACTGCTTGTTAATCTTCTGGAAATCGAACAAATTGAAGCCTCTCCAATGCTGACTATTGAAGATCACCTGGAAGAAAATACCTTAGACAGAATATAA
- the ablA gene encoding lysine 2,3-aminomutase — protein sequence MDIFNDIQQEIAKKIKPDSNISNWKDWKWQLKNSIQSIGKFELLTGINFSEDEKARLKTTLERFPLSITPYYLSLIDNKNYENDPVFKQAFASVDELNVLKTDLKDPLSEDSDSPVEGITHRYPDRVLFHVSNICSMYCRHCTRKRKVGDVDSIPNKQQLLKGIEYIRNTPQIRDVLLSGGDPFMLSDDYIDWLLSEITAIPHVEIVRIGTRMPVVLPYRITDNLVKVLKKYHPLWINTHFNHPREITSSSKEALAKLADAGFPLGNQSVLLANVNDCPRIMKNLVQKLVQNRVRPYYMYQCDLSEGLSHFRTPVGKGIEILESLIGHTTGFAVPTYVIDAPGGGGKIPVMPNYIISWSTNKVVLRNYEGIITTYKEPEKYESKFCDRDCDNCDLDLQLDEADEQKALGIEQLLSDEDSTISLVPDNNERYNRREEDAG from the coding sequence ATGGATATATTTAATGATATACAGCAAGAAATTGCAAAAAAAATTAAGCCGGACAGTAACATTTCAAATTGGAAAGACTGGAAATGGCAGCTAAAGAACTCAATTCAATCCATTGGAAAATTTGAACTTCTGACGGGTATAAACTTTTCAGAAGACGAAAAAGCAAGATTAAAAACAACGCTGGAACGTTTCCCCTTGTCGATAACGCCTTACTATCTTTCACTAATTGATAATAAAAACTATGAAAACGACCCGGTTTTCAAACAGGCCTTTGCAAGTGTTGATGAGCTAAACGTTTTAAAAACAGATTTAAAAGATCCCTTGTCGGAAGATAGTGACAGCCCGGTGGAAGGTATTACCCACCGCTATCCGGACAGGGTACTTTTCCATGTCAGCAATATTTGTTCTATGTATTGCCGGCACTGCACAAGGAAACGAAAAGTGGGTGACGTTGATTCAATCCCCAACAAACAACAACTTTTAAAAGGAATTGAATACATCAGAAACACACCTCAAATCAGGGATGTGCTGTTGTCTGGCGGCGACCCGTTTATGCTTTCTGACGATTACATTGATTGGTTGCTTTCGGAGATAACTGCAATTCCACATGTAGAAATTGTTCGCATAGGAACAAGAATGCCCGTAGTTTTGCCCTACAGAATTACAGACAACCTTGTAAAAGTGTTAAAAAAATACCATCCGTTATGGATAAATACACATTTTAATCATCCGAGAGAAATTACATCATCGTCAAAAGAAGCGCTGGCCAAACTGGCCGATGCCGGATTCCCGCTTGGAAACCAGTCGGTGTTGCTGGCCAATGTAAACGATTGCCCGCGAATAATGAAAAACCTTGTTCAAAAATTGGTACAAAACAGGGTTCGCCCGTATTACATGTATCAGTGTGATTTATCGGAAGGCTTGTCGCATTTCCGCACACCGGTCGGAAAAGGAATCGAAATTCTGGAAAGCCTCATCGGTCATACAACGGGATTTGCTGTTCCAACCTATGTTATTGATGCCCCTGGCGGCGGAGGGAAAATACCGGTAATGCCCAACTATATCATTTCCTGGTCGACAAATAAAGTGGTGCTTCGAAACTACGAAGGTATCATTACCACTTATAAAGAACCGGAAAAATATGAATCTAAATTTTGCGACCGTGATTGCGATAATTGTGATCTCGATTTACAACTTGATGAGGCAGACGAACAAAAAGCTTTAGGAATCGAACAGTTGTTGTCGGATGAAGACTCAACAATTTCATTGGTTCCGGATAATAATGAACGATATAACCGAAGGGAAGAAGATGCAGGATAA
- the ablB gene encoding putative beta-lysine N-acetyltransferase, with protein MNDITEGKKMQDKIEKLGKSTIHHGKFNNRIYLMKLHPENVPEIISGMEELAEENGYSKIFAKIPPEALPDFISNDFSIEAFVPRFYKNKQDCLFVSKFKDDKRKKVPKNELKNFHELLHNSDSGKSKKLKYKHSLKYKLEKLSPEDIPAITEVFSRVFETYPFPVHDPKYILETMDEGETQYFGLKEGSKLIGVSTAEVDISNKNAEMTDFAVLPEYRGQNLAFRLLTKMEQEMKYNNIKTVYTMARLKAPGMNKTFLKSGYQFTGTLLNNTNISGNIESLNIYYKHL; from the coding sequence ATGAACGATATAACCGAAGGGAAGAAGATGCAGGATAAAATTGAAAAATTAGGAAAATCGACAATACACCACGGAAAATTTAATAACAGAATCTATTTAATGAAACTTCACCCTGAAAACGTGCCGGAGATTATCTCCGGTATGGAAGAACTGGCTGAAGAAAACGGGTACTCTAAAATATTTGCAAAAATACCACCTGAAGCGCTGCCCGATTTTATTTCAAATGACTTCTCGATTGAAGCTTTTGTTCCGCGGTTTTACAAAAACAAACAGGATTGTTTATTTGTATCGAAGTTTAAAGATGACAAACGAAAAAAAGTTCCAAAAAATGAGTTGAAAAATTTTCACGAACTTTTACACAACTCAGATTCAGGGAAATCAAAAAAGTTAAAATACAAACATTCATTAAAGTATAAACTCGAAAAATTAAGTCCGGAAGATATTCCTGCAATCACAGAAGTATTCTCAAGGGTTTTTGAGACCTATCCTTTTCCTGTTCATGATCCGAAATACATTTTAGAGACAATGGACGAAGGAGAAACGCAATATTTTGGTTTAAAAGAAGGTAGTAAACTAATTGGCGTTTCGACAGCTGAGGTTGATATAAGCAACAAAAATGCTGAAATGACCGACTTTGCCGTACTCCCGGAGTACCGGGGTCAAAACCTGGCGTTCAGGTTATTAACAAAAATGGAGCAGGAAATGAAATACAACAATATAAAAACCGTGTATACAATGGCACGGCTGAAAGCCCCCGGCATGAATAAAACTTTTCTGAAATCGGGATATCAGTTTACAGGAACGCTGCTGAATAATACCAATATTTCGGGAAACATTGAAAGTTTGAACATCTATTATAAACATTTATAA
- a CDS encoding sodium:solute symporter family protein — MHWIDYLIFAVYLIFMLGIGFYFMRKNNSADDYFVGGRKMGSFHIGLSVVATDVGGGFSIGLGGLGFVMGLSGTWLLFTGLIGAWLSAVLLIPKVSELAKIHNFLSFPQFLKQLYNWKVALIAGIISAIGYLGFTSSQILAGAKLASATFPNISLETALILMGIIAVVYTSVGGIKAVIYTDTFQWILLMGGLIFVGIPVCYFGIGGYDTLKETLPASFFSLSAVSWQQIVNWFITIVPIWFIGMTLYQRIYAAGDKKTAQRAWFIAGLFEYPVMAFTGVILGLFAKVAFENGIIHAGANEILDPEMGLPILLRTILPVGLTGIVLSAYFSAIMSTADSCLMAASGNIITDLLNRHNSAKIMSLSQITTLAIGTVALFIAWKVPNVLELMLHSYSFMVSGLFIPVLVAIFIKNRSTKGAFWSMITGGGITLALIISQIELPFGLDANIYGIAFATCVYLFFHLFDKRDAIPQVSR, encoded by the coding sequence ATGCACTGGATTGATTATTTAATTTTTGCCGTTTACCTGATTTTCATGCTGGGAATCGGGTTCTATTTTATGCGGAAGAACAATTCTGCCGACGACTATTTTGTTGGCGGCAGAAAAATGGGTTCCTTTCATATCGGATTATCAGTGGTTGCCACCGATGTTGGCGGAGGTTTTTCCATCGGGCTCGGCGGATTGGGGTTTGTTATGGGTTTATCAGGCACCTGGCTGCTTTTCACCGGGCTTATCGGTGCATGGCTAAGTGCAGTTTTATTAATTCCAAAAGTTTCAGAACTAGCTAAAATCCACAATTTTCTTTCGTTCCCTCAATTTCTAAAACAGTTGTATAACTGGAAAGTAGCTTTAATTGCCGGGATTATTTCGGCTATTGGCTACCTTGGCTTTACCAGTTCGCAGATTCTGGCCGGAGCAAAACTGGCATCTGCAACTTTTCCAAATATTTCGCTCGAAACTGCTCTCATTTTAATGGGTATAATAGCCGTTGTATATACATCAGTTGGTGGAATTAAAGCCGTAATTTACACCGATACTTTTCAATGGATTTTATTGATGGGAGGACTAATTTTTGTTGGAATTCCGGTATGTTATTTTGGTATTGGCGGTTACGACACTTTAAAGGAGACCTTGCCAGCCAGCTTTTTTAGCTTATCAGCAGTTTCGTGGCAACAAATTGTAAACTGGTTTATTACCATCGTCCCCATTTGGTTTATCGGGATGACACTCTACCAGAGAATCTATGCAGCCGGAGATAAAAAAACAGCGCAACGTGCCTGGTTTATTGCCGGTTTATTTGAATACCCCGTTATGGCATTCACCGGAGTAATTCTGGGTTTATTTGCCAAAGTTGCTTTTGAAAACGGCATTATCCACGCGGGAGCAAACGAGATATTGGATCCTGAAATGGGGCTTCCCATTTTGCTTCGAACCATTTTACCCGTTGGATTAACCGGGATAGTTTTATCGGCTTACTTTTCGGCAATTATGTCAACTGCCGACAGTTGCCTGATGGCTGCATCCGGAAACATTATTACCGACCTTTTGAACAGGCACAATTCAGCAAAAATAATGTCGCTTTCACAGATAACCACACTGGCAATCGGTACAGTAGCTCTTTTTATTGCCTGGAAAGTTCCCAATGTTTTGGAGCTAATGCTGCACTCCTACTCTTTTATGGTTTCAGGTTTATTTATTCCTGTATTGGTTGCAATCTTTATCAAAAACAGAAGTACCAAAGGCGCATTCTGGTCTATGATTACCGGAGGTGGCATTACACTTGCGCTGATAATCAGCCAAATTGAACTCCCTTTTGGACTGGATGCCAATATCTACGGAATTGCATTTGCCACTTGTGTTTATCTGTTTTTTCATCTTTTTGACAAAAGAGATGCAATTCCTCAAGTTTCACGTTAA
- a CDS encoding DMT family transporter, protein MKNKEFLAFASALGAAFFWSFSFIWFKIAYQGYNPVTVVIFRLAISALLMSIIALGMKRMQKISRKDFRLFILMSFFEPFLYFIGESYGLKYISSTVAAVIVATIPLITPVVAWYFYRERVKWMNVIGLVFSFLGVGLVVLNGSFQFEASPLGVGLEFMAVLAAISYSIVLRNLVGRYNTLTIIVWQNLIGVVLFLPVWLIFEFNDFVTRPFHTEAFRAIVFLAVFSSTLAFIFFTQSIRKLGVNRSNTFINLIPVFVAVLSVFILNDSLSLQQITGIVIVVSGLFLAQLKRKKKKGVFETIEITTQRKG, encoded by the coding sequence ATGAAAAACAAAGAATTTTTGGCATTTGCATCAGCTTTAGGCGCTGCATTTTTCTGGAGCTTCTCTTTTATCTGGTTTAAAATTGCCTACCAGGGATATAATCCGGTTACAGTGGTCATTTTCAGGCTGGCAATCTCAGCTCTTTTAATGAGCATTATCGCACTGGGGATGAAACGGATGCAAAAAATTTCGCGAAAAGATTTTCGTCTGTTTATTCTGATGTCGTTTTTTGAACCCTTCCTCTATTTTATAGGAGAGAGCTACGGACTAAAATACATTTCCTCCACCGTTGCTGCCGTAATTGTGGCAACCATCCCACTCATCACGCCGGTAGTGGCCTGGTATTTTTACCGCGAACGCGTAAAATGGATGAATGTTATTGGTCTTGTTTTTTCATTCCTTGGTGTTGGCCTGGTCGTACTAAACGGTTCATTTCAGTTTGAAGCATCGCCACTTGGCGTTGGACTTGAATTTATGGCAGTTTTAGCTGCGATTTCCTATTCCATCGTTTTACGAAACCTGGTTGGGCGCTACAACACGCTCACCATCATTGTCTGGCAAAATCTTATCGGCGTAGTTCTGTTTTTACCTGTCTGGCTGATATTTGAGTTTAACGATTTTGTAACCCGTCCCTTTCATACGGAAGCTTTTCGGGCGATTGTTTTTCTGGCTGTTTTTTCTTCGACACTGGCCTTTATATTTTTTACCCAAAGCATTCGAAAACTGGGTGTTAACCGGTCAAATACCTTTATAAACCTGATTCCGGTGTTTGTAGCTGTTCTCTCTGTTTTTATATTGAATGACAGTTTAAGTTTGCAACAAATCACAGGAATTGTAATCGTTGTGAGCGGACTATTTTTGGCGCAATTGAAAAGAAAAAAGAAAAAGGGAGTTTTTGAAACCATTGAAATTACAACACAGCGGAAAGGATAA
- a CDS encoding YkgJ family cysteine cluster protein, with translation MRKIKYKTPEELKILTDKNRAETHALIKKLKKKKPKELDDFIHELHIDAFSEFSCLDCANCCKTIGPRLTDKDIDRLAKHLKMKPSEFLEQYVKTDEDNDFVFREHPCPFLLPDNYCMVYENRPKACREYPHTDRKHFYQILTLSFKNCETCPVVYEIFEEMKTKKW, from the coding sequence ATGAGAAAGATAAAGTATAAAACACCGGAAGAACTAAAAATCCTTACGGATAAAAACAGGGCGGAAACACATGCTCTTATCAAGAAGCTCAAAAAGAAAAAGCCCAAAGAACTGGATGATTTTATACACGAACTGCACATCGACGCGTTTTCAGAATTTAGTTGTCTCGATTGTGCCAACTGTTGCAAAACAATTGGCCCTAGATTAACGGATAAAGACATCGACCGGCTGGCCAAGCACCTCAAAATGAAACCTTCTGAATTTCTGGAACAATATGTAAAAACCGATGAGGATAATGATTTTGTTTTCAGAGAACACCCCTGCCCTTTTCTGTTACCCGATAATTATTGTATGGTTTATGAAAACCGGCCAAAAGCATGCCGCGAATATCCACATACCGACCGAAAACATTTTTATCAAATATTAACCCTTTCTTTTAAAAACTGCGAAACCTGCCCGGTGGTTTATGAGATTTTTGAAGAGATGAAAACAAAAAAATGGTAG